A genomic stretch from Plasmodium reichenowi strain SY57 chromosome 4, whole genome shotgun sequence includes:
- a CDS encoding serpentine receptor, putative (part of same gene as PRSY57_0420000B~gap found within coding sequence), which translates to MIRRKWSKIKLAIYFIAFYYLIKIDEKCFLIKEGEFDLSITNVHENNYMISEKYNKYYILSLLYIFGGILKEIYDNKIFVKNMSCNNFMVSSKVIYGLYNDMNYSKYSNFCFSKNSNNGVVILSNLYVPNTKFLILDKSDEEIYNYGKKKNGKTCEDLEKVALFVHPLNDIPPELMNKTYFVYQKDIDKSLTDKKLNFILLNCGNKIKNAFKIEFKNNMNFLKNHFSCEEQGLFEIHMLLIVLLFVLSLVYYRKRKNLSNTNNVLKEAIHCSYLFFLLSNILYFIHLISYAFNGSGFSILKVLSQIYEAIFDCFILVIIYYIFNNDMQKKKEETIRVAFTYSILKFIYILFEIQNNQELDLYSTLHSIVALPFVVYRIIVAVLNYDNSKKLLKEKTQVDEKFYVLFDTF; encoded by the exons ATGATAAGAAGAAAGTGgagtaaaataaaattggcaatatattttattgcattttattacttaataaaaatagatgaaaaatgttttttaataaaagagGGAGAATTCGATTTGTCTATTACGAATGTACATgagaataattatatgatatcggaaaaatataataagtattatatattatccttattatatatatttggaggaatattaaaagaaatatatgataataaaatatttgttaaaaatatgagttgtaataattttatggTATCTTCAAAAGTTATATATggtttatataatgatatgaaTTATAGCAAATATTCcaatttttgtttttccAAGAATTCAAATAATGGTGTTGTTATTTTATCTAACTTGTATGTCCCTAatacaaaatttttaatattagATAAAAGTGATgaggaaatatataattatggaaaaaagaaaaatggGAAAACATGTGAAGATTTAGAAAAAGTTGCATTATTTGTACACCCATTAAATGATATTCCTCCTGAGCTTATGAACAAAACGTATTTTGTATACCAAAAAGATATCGATAAATCACTTACagataaaaaattaaattttattttattaaattgtgggaataaaattaaaaacgCTTTCAAAAttgaatttaaaaataatatgaactTTTTGAAAAATCATTTCTCATGTGAAGAGCAAG GCCTTTTTGAAATTCACATGCTGCTGATAGTACTACTATTTGTCTTGTCCTTGGTATAttatagaaaaagaaaaaactTAAGTAACACAAATAATGTATTGAAGGAAGCTATACACTGttcttatttattcttcctgctttctaatatattatattttatacatttaatatCTTATGCATTCAATGGATCTGGCTTTAGTATTCTCAAGGTACTAAGCCAAATATACGAAGCCATTTTTGATTGTTTCATTCTTgtaatcatatattatatatttaataatgacatgcaaaagaaaaaagaagaaacaATAAGGGTAGCTTTTACATATTccatattaaaatttatttacatcTTATTTGAGATACAAAATAATCAGGAATTGGATTTATATTCAACTTTACACTCAA TTGTGGCTCTACCCTTTGTTGTTTATCGTATAATAGTTGCAG TGTTAAATTATGATAACAGCAAAAAATTGCTCAAGGAAAAAACACAAGTGGATGAAAAGTTCTATGTCCTTTTTGACACATTTTT
- a CDS encoding serpentine receptor, putative (part of same gene as PRSY57_0420000A~gap found within coding sequence) gives LVYNLSEEKFEVLESKHPYLDLN, from the coding sequence ATTTGGTTTACAACTTGTCAGAGGAGAAATTTGAAGTTTTGGAATCGAAACATCCATATTTAgatttaaattaa
- a CDS encoding hypothetical protein (conserved Plasmodium protein, unknown function) — protein sequence MYYVKKYEHKLLSDTLRFLGFTIKWGIHENGYWLTNINYTFDYILSNLIIKYFKEKKVKSVVDVGCGYGHYVNELNFHKIKSVGFDGNYKLINSLNNENLYVHDATDEYLVSNLMNKVDRMKSDQNDEKNKIIRNVGKSLRGFFNFDYVLCLNVGEYIPKKKEEIFLKNLDRLNDKGIIISWDKPNSFNIGTINEKAETEILDVFLNNYNYTYDEKNSKIFRDSCNNDVHKKCIYIFEKKKR from the exons atgtattatgtaaaaaaatatgagCATAAATTGTTGAGTGACACTCTACGATTTTTAGGTTTTACGATCAAATGGGGGATACATGAGAATGGATATTGGTTgacaaatataaattatactTTTGATTATATACTATCcaatttaataataaaatattttaaggaaaaaa AAGTTAAATCAGTTGTTGATGTAGGGTGTGGATACGGACATTATGTCAACGAATtaaattttcataaaataaaatcagTAGGATTTGATGGAAATTATAAACTTATTAATTCATTGAATAATG AGaatttatatgtacatgATGCAACAGATGAATATTTGGTATCAAACTTGATGAATAAGGTTGATAGAATGAAGAGTGATcaaaatgatgaaaagaataaaattataagaaatGTAGGGAAAAGCTTAAGAGgattttttaattttgaTTATGTTTTGTGTTTGAACGTAGGTGAATATATACCTAAG aaaaaagaagaaatattcttaaaaaatttagaCAGGTTAAATGATAAGGGCATTATAATATCGTGGGATAAACCAAATAGTTTTAATATAGGAACCATAAATGAGAAGGCTGAAACAGAAATATTGGAcgtttttttaaataattataattatacatatgatGAAAAGAATAGTAAAATATTCAGAGATAGTTGTAACAATGATGTCCATAAAAAgtgtatttatatatttgagaaaaagaaaagataa
- a CDS encoding hypothetical protein (conserved Plasmodium protein, unknown function): MRKNYIKKGDNKYEQNNHGVNNISEKKRNSHVNNNIRIENEEKSNINDKVLGIEQNNICRRKSYSDVSERTKNKNNEISIIRTRRMTIGNTQRENIYLTSKICDKNELLGKFPNERNISKDKCFLKKMNNINNKKEVKINNKRKNITKSYVNNNCKLNHHHHHHNNNNIKKNNEYKCTHKKEKYIFNTCEINSIKVNNNIYICQFKDKLNKVHKHFFPIYKYGDASTAKNRAHMLQLHVCSCIYCQNGILCNFVEYYML; encoded by the coding sequence atGAGAAAGAactatataaaaaaaggagataataaatatgaacaaaataacCATGGGgttaataatattagtgaaaaaaaaaggaacaGCCATGttaataacaatataagaatagaaaatgaagaaaaaagtaatattaatgataaaGTATTAGGAATcgaacaaaataatatatgtcGTAGAAAATCCTATTCAGATGTTTCTgaaagaacaaaaaataagaataatgaaatatcGATAATAAGAACAAGACGTATGACAATAGGTAATACACAAAGagagaatatatatttaacaaGTAAAATAtgtgataaaaatgaattgTTAGGGAAATTTCCGAATGAAAGAAATATATCAAAAGATAAatgttttttaaaaaaaatgaataatataaataataaaaaagaagttaaaataaataataaaagaaaaaatattacaaaaagttatgtaaataataattgtaaattaaatcatcatcatcatcatcataataataataatattaaaaaaaataatgaatataaatgtacacataaaaaagaaaagtaTATATTCAATACTTGTGAAATTAATTCaataaaagtaaataataatatatatatttgtcAGTTTAAAGATAAGTTAAATAAAGTACATAAACATTTCTTTccaatatataaatatggaGATGCGAGCACAGCAAAAAATAGAGCACACATGTTACAATTACATGTATGTTCTTGTATATATTGTCAAAATGGTATTTTGTGCAATTTTgttgaatattatatgttataa
- a CDS encoding AP-4 complex subunit sigma, putative → MIEFLLMVNKQGQTRLSQYYNHLSIEEKTILEGELIRKCLSRVDYQCSFLQYREYKIIYRRYASLYLIVGVSDQDVNEFAILEMIHNIIEILDKYYENVCELDIMFNIDKTHFIIDEIICNGEICDMNKTNVLRPILLMDKVSLKM, encoded by the exons atgatagAATTCTTGTTAATGGTCAATAAACAAGGGCAAACTAGGTTAAGCcaatattataatcatttaaGTATTGAAGAAAAAACTATATTAGAAGGAGAACTTATAAGAAAATGTTTATCGAGAGTGGATTATCAGTGTTCTTTTTTACAATATAGggaatataaaattatttacaGAAG GTATGCAAGCTTATATCTCATCGTTGGGGTATCAGACCAAGACGTTAACGAATTTGCTATTCTCGAAATGATACATAACATAATCGAAATACTGGATAAATATTACGAAAATGTTTGTGAATTAGATATCATGTTCAATATTGACAAAacacattttattatagaCGAAATTATTTGTAATGGAGAAATCTGTGATATGAACAAAACTAATGTCTTGAGACCAATTCTCTTAATGGATAAAGtttctttaaaaatgtaa
- a CDS encoding BSD-domain protein, putative, with translation MGNKHNKKKYELCEIQYEEKDFQLKYPWNEIIKWGSDDLNVDINIKIVKKVIEEIKDITLDEESFFNITEGKDIQSFHFEDKYVLWATTLLKDIPNLKKIRYNIVPKYINENEFWLRYFSSIKMIIIKNFFDTMQN, from the exons ATGGgaaataaacataataaaaaaaagtatgAATTATGTGAAATTCAATACGAAGAAAAAG ATTTCCAATTAAAATATCCTTGGAAcgaaattataaaatggGGGAGTGACGATTTAAATgttgatataaatataaagatagTAAAAAAAGTAATTGAAGAAATCAAAGATATAACATTAGATGAAGAAagtttttttaatattacaGAAGGGAAGGATATTCAATCATTTCATTTTGAAGATAAGTATGTTCTATGGGCAACAACGttattaaaagatataccgaatttaaaaaaaatcagatataatattgttcCGAAATATATTAACGAAAATGAATTCTGGTTAAGATATTTTTCAtctataaaaatgataataataaaaaatttctttGACACTATGCAGAATTAA
- a CDS encoding hypothetical protein (conserved Plasmodium protein, unknown function~part of same gene as PRSY57_0420500A~gap found within coding sequence), which translates to NKNIKKNKKNKYEDDEYDDDVDVMYDEKNERKRKRNKRRGKKNKYNTKNDKLIMEEDSLHEHDDYDEHMNYHINEDEEERRNYDHDNHYDHDNHYDHDDDDDINYKDHYYKKDKKNKQKKKNNNKRRRRKRRNKNNNNNYDEHEDYDDDHKNHHTHHDDEAEELEEKKHELEEINDIVNELTSKKRLLKNAEHHMLKLLKDIHSLETKR; encoded by the coding sequence gaataaaaatataaagaaaaataaaaaaaataaatatgaagaCGATGAATATGACGATGACGTAGATGTAATGTATGATgagaaaaatgaaagaaaaagaaaaagaaataagcgaagaggaaaaaaaaataaatataatacaaaaaatgataaattaataatgGAAGAGGATTCATTACATGAACATGATGATTATGATGAACATATGAACtatcatataaatgaagatgaagaagaaagaAGAAATTATGATCATGATAATCATTATGATCATGATAATCATTATGACcatgatgatgatgatgatataaattataaagatcattattataaaaaggataaaaaaaacaaacagaaaaaaaaaaataataataaaagaagaagaagaaaaagaagaaacaaaaataataataataattatgatgaaCATGAAgattatgatgatgatcATAAAAATCATCATACACATCATGATGACGAAGCAGAAGAattagaagaaaaaaaacatgAACTTGAAGAAATTAATGATATTGTTAATGAACTCACATCCAAAAAACGGTTACTAAAAAATGCTGAGCATCATATGTTAAAACTTTTAAAGGACATACATTCTTTAGAAACAAAAAGATAA
- a CDS encoding hypothetical protein (conserved Plasmodium protein, unknown function~part of same gene as PRSY57_0420500B~gap found within coding sequence), with protein sequence NNNINNDIWHTIYKIQKEKQNGYSEKKNNNIYTNIMNDKDGKIYLNTKSIINNYKEYIKNTYIYYNTFFKYVKYFITKIKNYNVIYDEPCVILEQKSKTHISINNKKRIIQFLPQINKGTHILHNKTNDSISNVLNDFHNKLVKRRVLLALMKRKKKDKRKSKLAKKKKLKD encoded by the coding sequence ataataataatattaataatgacaTATGGCATACcatttataaaatacaaaaagaaaaacaaaatggatatagtgaaaaaaaaaataataacatatatacaaatattatgaacGATAAAGatggaaaaatatatttgaatacaaaatctataataaataattataaagaatatataaaaaatacttatatatattataatacattttttaaatatgtcaaatattttattacgaaaataaaaaattataacgTCATATATGATGAACCATGTGTTATTCTAGAACAAAAATCAAAAACACATATATccataaataataaaaaacgCATAATTCAATTTTTACCACAAATAAACAAAGGAACACATATTCTACACAACAAAACTAACGATTCTATAAGCAATGTACTAAACgattttcataataaatTAGTAAAGAGAAGAGTTTTATTAGCCCTCATGAAacgtaaaaaaaaagacaaGCGAAAATCAAAGCTAGctaaaaagaaaaaattaaaggaT
- a CDS encoding asparagine-rich protein has product MWKFITIIIFSLYYIDGKSILRNNKSQNNLPISKTNKEEEGKININNLKPIKQHDNIIEDVNIKENKFISIKNKDKNGSFIDLSMRYNEKESDNDEEEEEDEEDNEDNNTNTNNNNNNNDDDHHNDDDHHDNNDNNDNHDNHDNNDNHDNDNNNDNHDNDNDNNNNDNNNNNNNNNSSAAFTALPPPPPPVPPPPPPTLTPSGIVGNVLSTFVSHGLKLIGVP; this is encoded by the coding sequence ATGTGGAAGTTTATTaccataataatattttccctatattatattgaCGGAAAAAGTATATTGAGGAATAACAAAAGTCAGAACAATTTGCCTATATCAAAAACGAATAAAGAAGAGGAAggtaaaataaatataaataatttaaagCCTATAAAACAacatgataatattatagaagatgtaaatattaaggagaacaaatttatttccataaaaaataaagataaaaatggTTCCTTTATTGATTTAAGTATGAgatataatgaaaaagaatctgataatgatgaggaggaagaagaagatgaagaagacaatgaagataataacACAAACAcgaataataataataataataatgatgatgatcaccataatgatgatgatcatcacgataataatgataataatgataatcaTGATAatcatgataataatgataatcatgataatgataataataatgataatcatgataatgataatgataataataataatgataataataataataataataataataattccTCTGCTGCATTCACAGCTCTTCCTCCACCACCACCTCCTGTACCTCCCCCACCTCCACCAACATTAACACCTTCAGGTATTGTAGGTAATGTTCTTTCAACTTTTGTATCACATGGTTTAAAATTAATCGGAGTACcctaa
- a CDS encoding glideosome associated protein with multiple membrane spans 2 codes for MGSYGMDVDDAYLHQGQYAAPYDNQYQPDDDTPSPRGENHTPFVGYFSSHLLRTGFFLQCVSLVLMFVFYWAFGGTGIFIFDLYAGPECVKVSSTFHLTISILMALYLLGTLYIAMFQVFVADNSKWCRGFRAGSKLLSAAVTLDLLSSILRLVQYLYAYFYMSMRWWARYQQTKSDWTLLHFGSIVHSFALFIYGAAFFYMEAYHDEGTYEELAWSNLTLFKLAGLAELIMVFSGFGAFFSILLLGAIVCATVWAFSFEPLLEKWSPELHSRDINADVLPEIKHEDEQCEYNEENIYEPYNVNPDNVEYGEEMVAKNMNEKYIDGNTYDSNIYSANNGIPTTYDYTQIEGQLKKNVEMGVTENNYIKTAQY; via the exons atgggTTCATACGGAATGGATGTAGATGATGCATACTTACATCAAGGACAATATGCAGCTCCGTACGATAATCAATATCAACCAGATGACGATACACCAAGCCCTAGAGGAGAAAACCATACACCGTTTGTAGGATATTTTAGTTCCCATTTATTAAGAACaggtttttttttacaatgCGTATCATTAGTATTAATGTTTGTATTTTATTGGGCTTTTGGAGGTACAGggatttttatttttgatttatatGCTGGACCAGAATGTGTTAAAGTTTCAAGCACCTTTCATTTAACAATTTCCATTTTAATGgctttatatttattaggtacattatatattgcCATGTTTCAAGTTTTTGTAGCTGATAATAGTAAATGGTGTCGTGGGTTCAGAGCAGGATCCAAATTATTATCTGCAGCTGTTACATTAGATCTGTTATCATCTATTTTAAGATTAGtacaatatttatatgcCTACTTTTATATGAGCATGAGATGGTGGGCAAGATACCAACAAACCAAATCTGATTGGACCCTCTTACATTTTGGAAGTATAGTACATAGTTTTGCTTTGTTCATTTATGGAGCTGCCTTTTTCTATATGGAAGCTTATCATGATGAAGGAACCTACGAAGAATTAGCTTGGTCTAACTTGACCCTCTTCAAATTGGCAGGTTTAGCAG AACTAATTATGGTGTTTTCCGGATTCGGAGCCTTTTTCTCCATCTTATTATTGGGAGCCATCGTTTGTGCAACTGTGTGGGCCTTTTCCTTCGAGCCCTTATTGGAGAAATGGTCCCCCGAATTACATAGTCGAGATATAAATGCTGATGTATTACCAGAAATAAAACATGAAGATGAACAGTGTGAATATAATGAGgagaatatatatgaacCATATAATGTAAATCCTGATAATGTAGAATATGGCGAAGAGATGGTTGCAAAGAATAtgaatgaaaaatatattgatgGAAATACTTATgattcaaatatatattcagCAAATAATGGAATTCCAACAACTTATGATTATACCCAAATTGAAGGtcaattaaaaaagaatgtCGAAATGGGAGTGACcgaaaataattatattaagaCAGCTCAATATTGA